The Lewinellaceae bacterium genome has a segment encoding these proteins:
- the nqrE gene encoding NADH:ubiquinone reductase (Na(+)-transporting) subunit E, whose translation MGEFINTFIKAAFIENLLLAYFLGMCSFLAVSKSVKTAIGLGVAVIFVLGITMPINWLINEYLLGETGVFGMDLTFLRFILFIAVIASMVQLVEMVVEKFSPTLYAALGIFLPLITVNCAILGGSLFMVSREYTLSNAVAFGVGGGFGWFLAIVAMAAIREKIRYSNIPAPLRGLGMAFLLTGLMGLAFMSLMGIDPAIFMHH comes from the coding sequence ATGGGTGAATTTATTAATACTTTTATCAAAGCGGCATTTATTGAGAACCTGCTCCTGGCATACTTCCTGGGGATGTGTTCATTTCTTGCCGTATCCAAGTCAGTAAAAACCGCCATTGGTCTGGGAGTTGCCGTAATTTTTGTTTTGGGGATTACGATGCCCATCAACTGGCTGATTAACGAATACCTGCTTGGTGAAACAGGTGTTTTTGGAATGGATCTTACCTTCCTGCGATTTATCCTGTTTATTGCGGTAATCGCTTCTATGGTTCAATTGGTGGAAATGGTAGTGGAAAAATTTTCTCCGACCTTGTATGCTGCCCTGGGAATCTTCCTGCCGTTGATCACTGTAAACTGTGCCATCCTCGGAGGATCTTTATTTATGGTTTCCCGTGAATATACGCTGAGCAATGCCGTTGCTTTTGGAGTAGGAGGGGGTTTTGGTTGGTTTCTGGCCATCGTAGCAATGGCGGCTATCCGTGAGAAGATCCGCTATTCCAATATTCCTGCCCCCTTGCGTGGTTTGGGAATGGCCTTCCTGCTAACTGGGTTGATGGGACTGGCATTTATGAGTCTCATGGGTATTGACCCGGCGATCTTTATGCATCATTAA
- a CDS encoding NADH:ubiquinone reductase (Na(+)-transporting) subunit D, translated as MANTATETKVKEPLFGKKERKLLTDPLNDNNPITVQVLGVCSALAVTSLVYPSIVMAISVTLVTAFSNLFTSMLRNLIPNEVRMIVQLVIIAFLVSMVELTLQYLNYPIYKQLSVYIGLIITNCIVMGRLEAFAMANKPWRSFIDGIGNGVGYGVILVVVAFFREIFGKGTLFAGSPVEIKIIGATGDFLINTQESTLFGWYANNNLMVLPVAAMFIIGIYIWIQRTRNQKLVDIS; from the coding sequence ATGGCGAATACTGCAACTGAAACAAAAGTTAAAGAGCCGTTATTTGGTAAAAAAGAGCGGAAATTACTGACCGATCCGTTGAATGACAACAACCCGATCACCGTGCAGGTATTGGGGGTTTGTTCTGCTTTGGCGGTTACTTCCCTGGTTTATCCATCAATTGTGATGGCTATTTCGGTAACCCTCGTAACAGCCTTTTCCAACCTTTTTACTTCCATGCTCAGAAACCTCATTCCCAACGAGGTGCGCATGATTGTCCAATTGGTCATCATCGCCTTCCTTGTATCTATGGTGGAGCTGACGCTGCAATATCTCAACTACCCAATTTACAAACAGTTGTCCGTTTATATCGGGTTGATTATTACCAACTGTATCGTAATGGGCCGTTTAGAGGCTTTTGCGATGGCCAATAAACCCTGGAGGTCTTTTATTGATGGCATTGGAAACGGGGTTGGGTATGGTGTAATTCTCGTGGTGGTGGCTTTCTTCCGCGAAATATTCGGCAAGGGAACCCTTTTCGCAGGGAGCCCTGTTGAAATAAAGATCATAGGAGCCACTGGCGATTTTTTGATCAATACGCAAGAAAGTACTTTATTTGGCTGGTACGCAAACAATAACCTCATGGTATTGCCGGTAGCTGCGATGTTCATCATTGGAATCTACATCTGGATCCAACGTACCCGCAATCAAAAACTGGTAGATATATCCTAA
- a CDS encoding NADH:ubiquinone reductase (Na(+)-transporting) subunit B, whose product MKGLLNFFHKIEPDKKKSPFLHTVYDGFLTFVFVPDHVTAKGVHVRDRMDLKRLMVFVVLALAGCYVFGAYNIGHQHYAATGEYVQFGEGIGPKFLFGILKLLPILVVSMAVGLGIEFWYAAKRGHGIEEGYLVSGALIPLIMPPDIPLWMLTVAIVFAVIIGKEAFGGTGMNILNIALLTRVFIFFAYPTSISGDEVWISGVAGVDGVTGATPLSLAAKGGWDAVTKVYTEGQMWWGIIPGSIGETSKPIILLGALFLIVSRVASWRIMVSMFLGAAFVGMLMNGFAPEITADTPGVFKFMAVPWYYQFYMGSFLFAMAFMATDPVTASGTNTGKWIYGFLIGSIGMVIRIINPAYPEGWMLAILLLNVFSPLIDHFVVESNIKRRAKRAQAVAS is encoded by the coding sequence ATGAAAGGACTCTTAAATTTCTTTCATAAGATAGAGCCGGACAAGAAAAAGTCGCCGTTTTTACATACGGTGTACGACGGATTTCTGACCTTCGTTTTTGTCCCGGATCATGTTACTGCAAAAGGAGTACATGTCCGTGACCGGATGGATCTCAAACGTCTGATGGTTTTTGTCGTGCTTGCATTGGCAGGTTGTTATGTATTTGGCGCCTATAATATCGGGCACCAGCATTACGCAGCCACTGGGGAGTATGTGCAGTTTGGAGAAGGTATTGGACCCAAGTTCCTTTTTGGTATCCTGAAGTTACTGCCTATCCTGGTGGTCTCTATGGCCGTAGGTTTGGGCATAGAATTCTGGTACGCTGCCAAAAGGGGACACGGCATCGAGGAAGGATACCTCGTTTCCGGCGCTTTGATCCCATTGATCATGCCTCCTGACATCCCGCTGTGGATGTTGACTGTAGCCATTGTTTTTGCCGTGATCATCGGTAAAGAAGCTTTTGGGGGAACGGGCATGAACATTCTCAATATTGCCTTGTTGACCCGTGTATTCATCTTCTTCGCTTATCCGACATCCATCTCAGGAGATGAGGTATGGATTTCAGGAGTGGCAGGAGTAGATGGAGTGACCGGAGCTACTCCATTGTCATTAGCCGCCAAAGGCGGTTGGGACGCGGTGACCAAGGTATATACCGAAGGGCAGATGTGGTGGGGAATTATTCCTGGGTCTATCGGAGAAACTTCCAAACCGATCATTTTACTCGGGGCATTGTTCCTCATTGTCTCAAGAGTGGCCAGCTGGAGAATCATGGTTTCCATGTTCCTGGGGGCAGCTTTTGTAGGGATGTTGATGAATGGTTTTGCGCCTGAAATTACTGCGGATACGCCTGGTGTTTTCAAATTTATGGCTGTGCCTTGGTATTACCAGTTTTATATGGGAAGTTTCCTCTTCGCGATGGCCTTTATGGCAACGGACCCGGTTACGGCTTCCGGAACGAATACAGGAAAGTGGATCTACGGATTCCTCATAGGAAGTATAGGTATGGTGATCCGCATCATCAACCCGGCTTATCCGGAAGGGTGGATGTTGGCGATTTTGCTGTTGAATGTATTTTCACCGCTAATCGACCATTTTGTGGTGGAATCCAACATCAAACGCAGAGCAAAAAGAGCCCAGGCCGTAGCATCGTAA
- a CDS encoding NADH:ubiquinone reductase (Na(+)-transporting) subunit F, whose product MIIILYAVFVFCAVILALSVMLIIARKKLVPQGNVSIIINGDEANPVQTKPGQTLLSALSEQKIFLPSACGGGGTCAMCECHVDEGGGDVLPTEMNHLTRKEAAEHKRLACQVKVREDMKIRIPEEIFGIKKWECEVVSNYNVATFIKEFVVKLPEGETLDFKAGGYIQIDVPPIEVDFKDMDITSHPRMGKADDEFKEEWDKFNLWPLKMKNPEMIFRAYSMANHPAEGNIVMLNIRIATPPWDRAKNNWMDVNPGICSSYVFSRKPGDKVTISGPFGEFFIKEQSKKEMVYIGGGAGMAPLRSHLFHLFHTLKTTDRKVSYWYGGRTKRELFYVEDFRKIEKEFPNFKFYIALDNPLPEDNWQVKENMDSEGDGFKGYIMQVLYDEYLKNHPEPEEVEYYYCGPPAMAGSIMQKLDELGVPEENIAFDDFG is encoded by the coding sequence ATGATTATTATTTTATATGCAGTTTTTGTTTTCTGTGCCGTAATCCTGGCGCTCTCTGTCATGCTTATTATAGCCAGAAAAAAACTGGTGCCTCAGGGAAATGTTTCCATCATCATTAACGGTGATGAAGCCAATCCGGTACAGACAAAACCGGGACAAACCTTATTGTCGGCACTTTCTGAACAAAAAATATTTTTGCCTTCTGCTTGCGGAGGGGGAGGCACTTGTGCCATGTGCGAGTGTCACGTAGATGAAGGAGGCGGGGATGTATTACCTACAGAAATGAACCACCTGACCAGGAAAGAAGCTGCCGAGCACAAACGCCTGGCTTGCCAGGTTAAGGTCCGTGAGGATATGAAAATTCGCATTCCTGAAGAGATCTTTGGGATCAAAAAATGGGAATGTGAGGTGGTGTCCAATTACAACGTGGCTACCTTTATCAAAGAGTTTGTCGTGAAACTGCCTGAAGGAGAAACCCTCGATTTTAAGGCAGGAGGATATATCCAGATCGACGTACCACCGATCGAAGTAGATTTCAAAGATATGGATATCACTTCCCACCCGCGTATGGGTAAAGCGGATGATGAGTTCAAGGAAGAGTGGGACAAATTCAACCTTTGGCCTCTCAAGATGAAAAATCCTGAAATGATTTTCCGGGCTTATTCTATGGCCAACCACCCTGCGGAAGGCAATATCGTTATGTTGAATATCCGTATTGCCACTCCACCATGGGATCGTGCAAAAAATAACTGGATGGATGTCAATCCGGGTATTTGTTCTTCATACGTATTCTCCAGGAAACCCGGAGACAAGGTGACCATTTCCGGGCCTTTCGGTGAATTTTTCATCAAGGAGCAATCTAAAAAAGAAATGGTTTACATAGGGGGAGGTGCCGGTATGGCTCCATTGCGTTCGCACCTGTTCCACTTGTTTCATACCTTAAAGACCACCGACAGAAAGGTGTCTTACTGGTACGGAGGACGGACGAAAAGAGAATTGTTCTACGTCGAAGATTTTAGGAAAATCGAAAAAGAGTTTCCAAACTTCAAATTCTATATTGCTTTGGATAACCCGCTTCCTGAGGATAACTGGCAGGTCAAAGAAAATATGGACTCCGAGGGGGATGGATTCAAAGGTTACATCATGCAGGTATTGTATGATGAATACCTCAAGAATCACCCAGAGCCGGAAGAAGTGGAATACTACTACTGCGGCCCTCCTGCAATGGCTGGCTCCATCATGCAGAAACTTGATGAGTTGGGTGTTCCGGAAGAGAATATCGCTTTTGATGATTTTGGGTAA
- the nqrC gene encoding NADH:ubiquinone reductase (Na(+)-transporting) subunit C: MNIVKTNYTLFFVFVLTAFVAVSLAGYREVTKDVAAQNADIFNKRAILKAVENNLVPSGKVADLQDAQVLELFDKMESHVLDMQGNEVSDVQATKIDMKKERKKPEADRYLPVYIYDNGTEKFYILSVFGKGLWDDIWGYIALKSDLNTVAGAAFDHKGETPGLGAEIKDNPSFSKHFEGTQIFKDGQFVSINVYKTAKDKLHAVDGISGATITSAGVSAMLYSGLKNYLPYFEKIKQQ, translated from the coding sequence ATAAATATCGTGAAGACCAATTATACCTTATTTTTTGTCTTTGTGTTAACAGCATTCGTCGCTGTTTCACTTGCCGGATATAGGGAGGTGACCAAAGATGTAGCTGCACAAAATGCCGATATATTTAACAAGCGGGCCATTCTCAAGGCGGTGGAAAATAACCTGGTGCCGTCCGGTAAAGTAGCCGACCTTCAGGACGCTCAGGTTCTTGAACTTTTTGACAAAATGGAAAGCCATGTGCTGGATATGCAGGGGAATGAAGTGAGTGATGTGCAGGCTACAAAGATTGACATGAAGAAAGAACGCAAAAAGCCCGAAGCGGATCGTTATCTGCCGGTTTATATCTATGACAACGGGACGGAGAAATTTTATATCCTCTCTGTTTTTGGAAAAGGGCTTTGGGATGATATCTGGGGGTACATCGCATTGAAGAGTGATTTAAACACGGTGGCCGGTGCGGCTTTTGATCACAAAGGAGAGACTCCCGGGCTTGGGGCTGAAATTAAAGATAACCCTTCCTTTAGCAAGCATTTTGAAGGCACTCAGATATTTAAAGACGGACAATTCGTGTCTATTAATGTTTACAAGACAGCTAAGGATAAATTACACGCGGTAGATGGGATCTCCGGGGCTACGATCACGAGTGCGGGCGTATCCGCTATGTTATATAGTGGTTTAAAGAACTACCTTCCTTATTTCGAAAAGATAAAACAACAATAA
- a CDS encoding Uma2 family endonuclease, with protein sequence MQSYTNHDEKTIEDLLAEPSAEYTIQDYLSWPFDEMVELIRGKVFRMSPGPNTKHQRISTFLLNKIYNYLEHKKCEVFHAPFDVYLPVQHPKTGKPNTVVQPDITVICDPKKISEKGCEGSPDMVMEIISDSTRKKDIQIKFELYEECKINTYWLVFPKEEIIEIFELNATGKYERKGGYSDEDELTSDLLPGLRIKASHVFQ encoded by the coding sequence ATGCAATCTTACACCAACCACGATGAAAAAACGATAGAGGATCTTCTGGCTGAACCCTCCGCGGAATACACCATCCAGGACTACCTCTCCTGGCCATTCGATGAAATGGTGGAACTGATCAGGGGCAAAGTCTTCCGTATGAGTCCCGGGCCCAATACGAAGCATCAACGGATTTCTACTTTTTTACTCAATAAAATTTACAATTACCTTGAGCATAAAAAATGTGAAGTTTTTCACGCTCCTTTTGATGTTTACCTTCCTGTCCAACATCCCAAAACAGGGAAACCCAATACCGTAGTGCAACCAGACATTACCGTCATCTGTGACCCCAAAAAGATTAGCGAAAAAGGCTGTGAAGGCAGTCCGGATATGGTGATGGAAATAATCTCCGACAGCACGCGCAAAAAAGACATTCAGATCAAATTTGAGTTGTACGAAGAATGTAAGATCAATACCTACTGGCTGGTATTCCCAAAGGAAGAAATTATCGAAATATTTGAGTTGAATGCTACGGGTAAATATGAACGTAAAGGCGGGTATTCGGATGAGGATGAACTGACTTCTGATCTCCTTCCCGGGTTAAGGATCAAGGCAAGTCACGTATTTCAATAA